In a genomic window of Patagioenas fasciata isolate bPatFas1 chromosome 39, bPatFas1.hap1, whole genome shotgun sequence:
- the SYVN1 gene encoding E3 ubiquitin-protein ligase synoviolin, whose protein sequence is MLCTAAVMAGSLALTTAVVAHAYYLKHQFYPTVVYLTKSSPSMAVLYIQAFVLVFLLGKFMGKVFFGQLRAAEMEHLLERSWYAVTETCLAFTVFRDDFSPRFVALFTLLLFLKCFHWLAEDRVDFMERSPNISWLFHFRIVSLMLLLGVLDFLFVNHAYHSILTRGASVQLVFGFEYAILVTMVLTVFVKYVLHSIDLQNENPWDSKAVYMLYTELFTGFIKVLLYMAFMTIMIKVHTFPLFAIRPMYLAMRQFKKAVTDAIMSRRAIRNMNTLYPDATPEELQAVDNVCIICREEMVTGAKRLPCNHIFHTSCLRSWFQRQQTCPTCRMDVLRASLPPPPPPPEPPAPPAQPPPAPQPPNFPQGLLPPFPPGMFPFWPPVAPFPPPGSETGAPAASRPGDTNGAASTEPTAAPGLPLPPPWLGTPWPPVFGLPPMPVPPAGFAGLTPEELRAMEGQERQHLEARLQCLHNIHTLLDAAMVQINQYLGVLATLGSPRPARPSDPPGAEPEPPGATAGPSTGSGAAGEAEAEEEAAEQEEEEEPDAAELRRRRLQKLAAPL, encoded by the exons ATGCTGTGCACGGCGGCGGTGATGGCCGGCAGCCTGGCGCTCACCACGGCCGTGGTGGCGCACGCCTATTACCTCAAGCACCAGTTCTACCCCACCGTGGTTTACCTCACCAAGTCCAGCCCCAGCATGGCC GTCCTGTACATCCAGGCCTTCGTGCTGGTTTTCCTGCTGGGCAAGTTCATGGGGAAGGTGTTTTTTGGGCAGCTGCGGGCGGCCGAGATGGAG CACCTCCTGGAGCGCTCGTGGTACGCGGTGACCGAGACCTGCTTGGCCTTCACGGTGTTCCGCGACGACTTCAGCCCGCGCTTCGTGGCGCTCttcaccctcctcctcttcctcaagtGCTTCCATTGGCTGGCCGAGGACCGCGTGGACTTC ATGGAGCGGAGCCCCAACATCTCCTGGCTCTTCCACTTCCGGATCGTGT CGCTGATGTTGCTCCTGGGCGTCCTGGACTTCCTGTTCGTTAACCACGCCTACCACAGCATCCTAACGAGGGGGGCGTCCGTGCAGCTCGTCTTCGGATTCGAG taCGCCATCCTGGTCACCATGGTGCTCACCGTGTTCGTCAAGTACGTGCTGCACTCCATCGACCTGCAGAACGAGAACCCGTGGGACAGCAAGGCCGTCTACATGCTCTACACCGAGCTCTTCACCG GGTTCATCAAGGTCCTGCTCTACATGGCCTTCATGACCATCATGATCAAAGTGCACACCTTCCCGCTCTTCGCCATCCGCCCCATGTACTTGGCCATGAG GCAGTTCAAGAAGGCCGTGACCGACGCCATCATGTCGCGCCGCGCCATCCGCAACATGAACACCCT CTACCCCGACGCCACCCCCGAGGAGCTGCAGGCCGTGGACAACGTCTGCATCATCTGCCGCGAGGAGATGGTGACGGGCGCCAAGCGCCTGCCCTGCAACCACATCTTCCACACCAG ctgcCTGCGCTCGTGGTTCCAGCGCCAGCAGACGTGCCCCACGTGCCGCATGGACGTGCTCCGCGcgtcgctgccgccgccgccgccgccccccgagccccccgcgccccccgcgcagccccccccggccccccagccccccaact TTCCGCAGGGGCTGCTGCCGCCCTTCCCCCCGGGGATGTTCCCGTTCTGGCCGCCGGTCGCCCCGTTCCCGCCCCCCGGCTCCGAAACCGGCGCCCCCG ccgCCTCCCGCCCCGGTGACACCAATGGCGCCGCCAGCACGGAACCGACGGCAGCGCCGGGGCTGCCGCTGCCCCCCCCCTGGCTGGGGACGCCGTGGCCGCCGGTTTTTG GGCTGCCGCCGATGCCGGTGCCGCCGGCCGGGTTCGCGGGGCTGACGCCCGAGGAGCTGCGCGCCATGGAGGGGCAGGAGCGGCAGCACCTGGAGGCGCGGCTGCAGTGCCTGCACAACATCCACACGCTGCTGGATGCGGCCATGGTGCAGATCAACCAGTACCTGGGGGTGCTGGCCACCCTGGG GTCGCCCCGGCCGGCCCGGCCCAGCGACCCCCCCGGTGCGGAGCCCGAGCCGCCCGGAGCCACCGCGGGCCCCAGCACAG GCTCTGGCGCGGCGGGTGAGGCCGAagcggaggaggaggcggcggagcaggaggaggaggaggagccggaTGCGGCCGAGCTGCGGCGCCGGCGCCTCCAGAAGCTGGCGGCTCCGCTCTGA
- the LOC139826253 gene encoding pre-mRNA-processing factor 39-like, which translates to MAAEGAEAAAATGGNGSGSGNGSGSGGGSTDPPGERGHGISHVREPLSPPSPPINATSSSPPSPPVRAAPPRPPPLPPPSTADPGATAAPQPPQSCNGAAAAPPEEPPPQELPQEPPQEPPQEPPPQEPPQEPQGPPQEPPLPPELEKLWQAAQSNPHDFSAWTELLALVEQENQLGAARRAFDGFFAHYPYCYGYWKKYADMERRLGGDQRAQEVFERGLQSIPLSMDLWIHYISFLQSSLDMSRPEAAPRIRGVFEAAVAAAGLDFRSDKLWELYVEWEREQGELRAVTAIYDRVLSIPTQLYGQHWERFKEHVHQHPPKDILSPEELLWVRSKLSAEPPKAPEPPEPPKAPEPPPKEPPQTEGGAQEEPEPDQERIRELVISMRQQIHAHNEAEVGKRWSFEDGIKRPYFHVKPLERAQLRNWREYLDWELSGGNHDRCIVLFERCVIACALYEEFWVKYIRFLEPQSVPGARSVFQRACGYHLPRKPSLHLLWAAFEEKHGNPEESRRILRSLEAAVPGLAMVRLRRVSLERRLGDLEAAERLLREAMLAHQGLPLASFFAIKLARQAGKVQRNLGKARRVLLDALDKEPDNARLHANLLELEFGADVRQNEGNTLRCLERALRSPLAPDAKLLFSQRRLEFLEDFGSSIHSLLTAYDDHQRILKQHAARKRALENGSEEPDDKRLRPDDPSLLTPLGLSGGDGGGNPSYSYWYQHGYGYNYQTPWNYNQYYGQS; encoded by the exons ATGGCGGCCGAAGGAGCGGAGGCAGCGGCGGCCACGGGCGGGAACGGGAGCGGGAGCGGGAACGGGAGCGGGAGCGGGGGCGGCAGCACCGACCCCCCCGGTGAGcgagg CCATGGAATCTCCCATGTACGGgaacccctgtcccccccatcccccccaattAACGCCACCTCCtcatccccccccagcccccctgtccgagccgcccccccccgcccccctcccctcccccccccctccacaGCCGATCCCGGAGCCACCgccgccccccaacccccccagagcTGCAAcggcgctgccgccgccccccccgAGGAGCCGCCCCCCCAGGAGCTGCCGCAGGAGCCCCCCCAGGAGCCCCCGCAGGAGCCGcccccccaggagcccccccaggagccccaggGGCCCCCCCAGGAGCCGCCGCTGCCCCCCgagctggagaagctgtggcAGGCGGCTCAGAGCAACCCCCACGACTTCAGCGCCTGGACCGAGCTGCTGGCGCTCGTGGAGCAGGAG AACCAGCTGGGGGCCGCCCGCCGCGCCTTCGACGGCTTCTTCGCTCACTACCCCTACTGCTACGGCTACTGGAAGAAATACGCGGACATGGAGCGGCGCCTGGGGGGCGACCAGCGCGCGCAGGAG GTGTTTGAGCGCGGTCTCCAGTCCATCCCGCTCAGCATGGACCTGTGGATCCACTACATCTCCTTCCTGCAGAGCTCGCTGGACATGAGCCGCCCCGAGGCCGCGCCGCGGATACGGGG GGTGTTcgaggcggcggtggcggcggccggCCTGGATTTCCGCTCGGACAAGCTGTGGGAGCTGTACGTGGAGTGGGAGCGCGAGCAGGGGGAGCTGCGCGCCGTGACGGCCATCTACGACCGCGTGCTGTCCATCCCCACGCAGCTCTACGGCCAGCACTGGGAGCG GTTCAAGGAGCACgtccaccagcacccccccaAGGACATCCTGTCCCCCGAGGAGCTGCTCTGGGTGCGCTCCAAGCTCTCCGCCGAGCCCCCCAAGGCGCCGGAGCCGCCCGAGCCCCCCAAGGCGCCGGAGCCGCCCCCCAAGGAGCCCCCGCAGACCGAGGGGGGCGCCCAG GAAGAGCCGGAGCCGGATCAGGAGCGGATCCGCGAGCTGGTGATCTCCATGCGGCAGCAGATCCACGCGCACAACGAGGCCGAGGTCGGCAAGCGCTGGAGCTTCGAGGACGGG ATCAAGCGCCCCTATTTCCACGTGAAGCCGCTGGAGCGGGCGCAGCTGCGGAACTGGCGCGAGTACCTGGACTGGGAGCTGAGCGGGGGGAACCACGACCGCTGCATCGTGCTCTTCGAGCGCTGCGTCATCGCCTGCGCCCTCTACGAGGAGTTCTGGGTCAAG TACATCCGCTTCCTGGAGCCGCAGAGCGTGCCCGGCGCCCGCAGCGTGTTCCAGAGGGCCTGCGGGTACCACCTGCCCCGCAAGCCCAGCCTCCACCTGCTCTGGGCCGCCTTCGAGGAGAAGCACG gtaACCCCGAGGAGTCGCGGCGCATCCTGCGCAGCCTGGAGGCGGCGGTGCCCGGCCTGGCCATGGTGCGGCTGCGCCGGGTGAGCCTGGAGCGGCGCCTGGGCGACCTGGAGGCGGCGGAGCGGCTGCTGCGCGAGGCCATGCTGGCCCACCAGGGGCTGCCGCTCGCCTCCTTCTTCGCCATCAAGCTGGCCCGGCAGGCGGGCAAGGTGCAGCGCAACCTGGGCAAGGCCCGCCGCGTGCTGCTGGACGCGCTCGACAAGGAGCCG GACAACGCGCGGCTCCACGCCAACCTCCTGGAGCTGGAGTTCGGGGCCGACGTGCGGCAGAACGAGGGGAACACGCTGCGCTGCCTGGAGCGGGCGCTGCGCTCGCCCCTGGCGCCCGACGCCAAGCTGCTCTTCTCCCAGCGCCGCCTCGAGTTCCTCGAGGACTTCGGCTCCAGCATCCACAG CCTGCTGACCGCCTACGACGACCACCAGCGCATCCTCAAGCAGCACGCGGCGCGCAAGCGGGCGCTGGAGAACGG CTCGGAGGAGCCGGACGACAAGCGGCTCCGGCCCGATGACCCCTCCCTGCTCACCCCCCTCGGCCTCtcggggggggacggggggggcaaCCCCTCCTACAGCTACTGGTACCAg cacgGCTATGGCTACAACTACCAGACCCCCTGGAACTACAACCAGTACTACGGGCAGAGCTGA
- the MRPL49 gene encoding large ribosomal subunit protein mL49 produces MAALGRRLRELSGSVRMGMRGVKTPPGAPAPPQFEESTAEFALVERLLPPTRVPAPPPRPPAPAPSGWSPPAGPPPGLPYFVRRSRFHNLPVYLRGGDGRRRLTELRGAQGDLQALARDLCAFLGGPGGPEPRVQVNEVTGTLRLGGHWGAQLRQWLLLRGF; encoded by the exons atggcggcgctgGGGAGGCGGCTGCGGGAGCTGAGCGGGAGCGTGCGGATGGGGATGAGGGGGGTCAAG aCCCCCCCGGGGGCGCCCGCCCCCCCCCAGTTTGAAGAATCCACGGCGGAGTTCGCGTTGGTGGAGCGGCTGCTGCCCCCGACCCGCGTgcccgcgccccccccgcgcccccccgcgcccgccccctCGGGCTGGAGCCCCCCCGCAG ggccccccccggGTCTCCCGTACTTCGTGCGCCGGTCCCGGTTCCACAACCTGCCCGTGTACCTGAGGGGGGGGGACGGGCGGCGGCGCCTGACGGAGCTCAGGGGGGCGCAGGGGGACCTGCAG GCGCTGGCTCGGGACCTGTGTGCGTTcctggggggcccgggggggccggAGCCGCGCGTGCAGGTGAACGAGGTGACGGGGACGCTGCgcctgggggggcactggggggcgcAGCTGCGCCAGTGGCTGCTGCTCCGGGGCTTCTAG
- the FAU gene encoding ubiquitin-like FUBI-ribosomal protein eS30 fusion protein, whose protein sequence is MQLFIRAQSLHTLQVSGTETVAQLKERVAALPGAPPAEEQVLLFAGTPLDDENVVGQTPPLPEFATLDVTTRLLGGKVHGSLARAGKVRGQTPKVAKQEKKKKKTGRAKRRMQYNRRFVNVVPGFGKKKGPNANS, encoded by the exons ATGCAGCTGTTCATCCGCGCCCAGTCCCTGCACACCCTCCAGGTCTCGGGCACCGAGACCGTCGCCCAACTCAAG gagcGCGTGGCGGCTCTGCCGGGCGCCCCCCCCGCCGAGGAGCAGGTTCTGCTGTTCGCCGGGACCCCCCTGGACGATGAGAACGTGGTGGGACAGACCCCCCCGCTCCCCGAATTCGCCACCCTGGACGTCACCACCCGCCTGCTGGGGG GGAAGGTCCACGGCTCGCTCGCCCGCGCCGGCAAAGTGAGGGGCCAGACCCCCAAG GTGGCGAagcaggagaagaagaagaagaagacggGGCGCGCCAAGCGGCGCATGCAGTACAACCGGCGCTTCGTCAACGTGGTGCCCGGCTTCGGCAAGAAGAAGGGGCCCAACGCCAACTCCTGA